tgaccttctgctgctgttgttttttgctatggtcgagttgttgtctctttgacacattccccatttccattctcaattttagttttattttttttatatccaattCGTTGAAaagatgatatttttatttattttttattttattttcagcctCTGTGTGGATTGAAAGTGATGCAGGTAATTAtgcttaacataaaaaaaaaatgatttttttttgtcagctTCTGATTTTTTTCGATTAAACATTATTATTTGAAAACCACTATATTTGCACATTTGTACTACAGTTTCGTTATTATGGAAATTGAATGTAATTTTTGGGAAAAGAAGGAGCTAACATttcaattatataataaatactaAATTCAGTTGCAACTCAAATTAAAGCTTCTGTAAGATCTAATACACATAAAAGTAGTGTCGATCTATGTGGGGTGTAAATTTGATTTCGTCTTATTTTTATCTTGATTTGAATACTAGTTTCACACGTTTGAACGTACGCCATTGTTGCcccttatctatactattaattGATTCTCCTTTAAGGCGTAGCAATTGACAGACATACAAGAGGTGCTTGTTGGGCAGGTGAAGCGGGATGTGCCGCCTATTGTTGGAGACAAGGACGAAGAAATGGTGGTTGCTGTGGACAAAGTCATACAAATTGTCATGGAACTTGCTATTGTAACGGGGTATGTGTTTAACATACACACTTCTTGTTCATCattatttgactttatttgaCTCATTGTTAAATCTGGCTTAAAGCGATGATCATTTGATAGTCTTATGCGTAAATAAAAGGGGAGTTTCCGGATTGACATTTATTGTCATCTGTTGCTACGCATGCTTTGCTGTCTTGTTCAAGTCATTTACTTTCCCTAGACAAagtgttattcattttttttataaatctcccCACCTCTTGATCTCAGCAATAAGAAGATTTTATGGAAAAGTATGGTTTCATCCGTGAATAACTCTTAATATTGCACATCTTGATATGGCTCCAATATTTTTCGAAACGTATCGATAAAAGAATTTTTATCTTTCTAAATATCATAGATTACCATGCAGTGACATAAAAGTAAATCGACTTCGTACGTTTGCAGGAATATCATTACTTACCCTTTGACCATTTCATAATTTCAAGGACGACGAGTTATTTTTTTGTTCGTACCCTTAATGCAAATAACGTCTTAGTCATTGGTTGAATTTACATATTGAGGACATTTTTAATTAATCATAACTTTTTTttgtgtacacttttgaaaataaactaagaaaaaataaaatcacaaaaacacttaactccgaggaaaatccaaaacggaacgtgcctaatcaaatggcaaaatcaaaagctcaatcacatcaaacgaatgcacatcaactgttatatttctgactttaAGCATTCTATATGATTTCTGTTTTCAGAGTGGTTATGAGCATCGTTGCTACAGTTGTGATTTGTAATGTTTAGACTGCGATGATGGACTTGATGGACTACCACACACATTTTATTAGAACTCTTACTCTTCCTGTATAAAAATCTTATATGctgcatatttttctgtcttcatGAATAAAATTACTTTGTCTATTTGtgcttttaaatatgtttttgtgtttgttcaACATAacactaaaacaaacaaaaactaaaaaacgtGCTCATCATGTGAATTCtctaatttgttctcgtcctaaatAAATGCAACTGTTACGGTAGTAGTCCGCTgtacaaaagtcataaatcgatggaaagataacaaatccggtttacaaactaaaactgagggataTACATCtactataagaaaaaaaaaaacaacggaaaaacagaaacactaaagttcAACAAAACAAATACCAATGCAActtacatagaaacgaactagtATTCGATAAAAACTACCGTATTCCCGACTTGATCAATGTTGATAAACTACCTcctgtatccctattttgacaattttacttattatgtttGTTCGTTTGCATCGTTGTatatgtaatggaatttgatgcgactgtcatacaagtgagatgtttgatgctataacaccaggttcaatccac
The window above is part of the Mytilus edulis chromosome 6, xbMytEdul2.2, whole genome shotgun sequence genome. Proteins encoded here:
- the LOC139525970 gene encoding defensin gallicin-like; the protein is MQYTVFFLLALGIFASVWIESDAGVAIDRHTRGACWAGEAGCAAYCWRQGRRNGGCCGQSHTNCHGTCYCNGSGYEHRCYSCDL